Proteins encoded in a region of the Mercenaria mercenaria strain notata chromosome 1, MADL_Memer_1, whole genome shotgun sequence genome:
- the LOC123540208 gene encoding uncharacterized protein LOC123540208: MGLFISRLMNLFEDWSTCPARIVMLGLDAAGKTTVLYKIKLNETVTTIPTIGFNVETVTPVKGLQFTVWDIGGQTKIRPLWKRYTENCEGLIYVVDSADRERMSEAREELFSIAESEEMRGVPVCVLANKQDLPNALNSSKVIEELHLQKLTGRKWYIQAACATSGEGIFEGMEHLATMVKEFKHNNKHY, from the exons ATGGGATTGTTTATATCGCGACTGATGAATCTATTTGAGGACTGGAGTACCTGCCCGGCCAGGATTGTGATGCTGGGTCTTGATGCCGcag gAAAGACAACTGTGTTGTACAAAATTAAGTTGAACGAAACAGTGACGACTATTCCTACCATTGGGTTCAACGTAGAAACTGTAACCCCTGTGAAGGGTCTTCAGTTCACTGTATGGGATATAGGGGGCCAAACTAAAATCCGGCCCCTGTGGAAACGGTACACCGAAAATTGTGAAG GTTTGATTTACGTCGTAGATAGCGCGGACAGAGAAAGAATGTCAGAGGCCCGGGAGGAGTTGTTCAGTATTGCAGAAAGTGAGGAGATGAGAGGGGTGCCAGTATGTGTTCTGGCAAACAAACAAGATCTGCCAA aTGCACTGAACTCTTCCAAAGTTATTGAGGAGCTACACTTGCAGAAGCTTACAGGCCGGAAATGGTATATTCAGGCTGCGTGCGCAACTTCTGGAGAAGGCATATTCGAAGGCATGGAACATCTTGCTACCATGGTTAAAGAATTTAAGCATAATAACAAGCATTACTAA